In Phaeobacter inhibens DSM 16374, the following proteins share a genomic window:
- a CDS encoding helix-turn-helix domain-containing protein has translation MTSRDPKSLITIARASGEAAETEPLDLGARVRELRKARDWTLEHAANQAGLARSTLSKIENGQMSPTYEALKKLAVGLQISVPQLFTQPQRDQVNGRLTVTKTGQGSAHATTTYEHELLADSLTRKQMLPYRARVRARSMDEFEGWVRHDGEEFLYVLTGVVRLYTEFYEPIEMRRGDSAYYDAAMGHNVISLSDEDATILWVTSLS, from the coding sequence ATGACCTCTCGTGATCCCAAATCGCTCATCACTATTGCCCGCGCATCAGGTGAGGCCGCCGAAACCGAGCCACTGGATCTGGGGGCTCGGGTGCGCGAGTTGCGCAAGGCGCGGGACTGGACGCTGGAACATGCCGCCAATCAGGCAGGCCTTGCGCGTTCGACCCTGTCGAAGATCGAAAATGGCCAGATGTCACCGACTTACGAGGCGTTGAAGAAGCTGGCGGTGGGGCTTCAGATCTCGGTTCCACAGCTGTTTACCCAGCCGCAACGGGATCAGGTCAATGGCCGTCTGACGGTGACCAAGACCGGTCAGGGCTCTGCCCATGCCACCACGACATATGAGCATGAACTGCTGGCTGATAGCCTGACGCGCAAACAGATGTTGCCCTATCGCGCTCGCGTTCGGGCCAGGTCGATGGATGAATTTGAGGGCTGGGTGCGCCACGACGGCGAGGAATTCCTATACGTGCTGACAGGGGTCGTGCGGCTTTATACAGAATTCTATGAACCTATTGAAATGCGTCGTGGAGACAGCGCCTATTATGACGCTGCAATGGGGCATAACGTGATCTCTCTCAGCGATGAAGATGCGACCATTCTCTGGGTGACGTCCCTGTCATAG
- a CDS encoding helix-turn-helix domain-containing protein, translating to MEIEITSQLSALAHPNRLALFRLLMRRYPDAVPAGEIAAALAQKANTVSSYLSTLSAVGLIRAERQGTSLLYRAQLDGLRNLFDDLLSDCCHNRPDICPPTVAQTPLLPGSDRPLNVLFICTGNSARSIMAEAILQQHSDGRFHAYSAGSRPSPAPRPEVLSLLRANGHETGGLRSKDLSEFSGDDAPPMDFIFTVCDHAANEDCPAWPGQPMSAHWGLPDPVKAKGREAERRLAYQQTYDALRNRIRSFAALPYETLDRISLQHRLDDIGRHTPSE from the coding sequence ATGGAAATAGAAATCACATCGCAACTTTCTGCATTGGCGCACCCAAATCGGCTGGCACTGTTCCGCCTGCTGATGCGACGCTATCCCGATGCTGTCCCCGCTGGTGAGATCGCCGCCGCCCTGGCGCAGAAGGCCAACACCGTTTCCAGCTACCTCTCGACCCTCAGCGCCGTCGGCTTGATCCGTGCTGAGCGGCAAGGCACCTCGTTGCTCTACCGGGCACAATTGGACGGGTTGCGTAATCTGTTCGACGATCTGCTATCGGACTGCTGTCACAATCGTCCGGATATTTGCCCGCCTACCGTGGCGCAGACCCCCTTGCTGCCCGGCAGCGACCGACCCCTAAATGTTCTGTTTATCTGCACTGGCAACTCCGCCCGCTCCATCATGGCGGAGGCGATCCTGCAGCAGCATAGCGATGGACGGTTTCACGCCTATTCCGCAGGCAGCCGCCCATCCCCCGCGCCGCGTCCTGAGGTTCTGAGCCTGTTGCGCGCAAACGGACATGAGACCGGCGGGCTTCGCTCAAAAGATCTCAGCGAATTCTCTGGAGATGATGCCCCACCAATGGATTTCATCTTCACCGTCTGCGATCACGCCGCAAATGAAGATTGCCCGGCCTGGCCCGGCCAGCCCATGAGTGCCCATTGGGGCCTCCCCGATCCCGTCAAAGCCAAAGGGCGAGAGGCAGAAAGACGTCTGGCATATCAGCAAACCTATGACGCGCTGCGCAACCGCATCCGCAGCTTCGCCGCGCTCCCCTATGAAACACTTGACCGCATATCATTGCAGCACCGGCTGGATGACATCGGCCGTCATACACCCTCTGAATAA
- a CDS encoding MFS transporter: MTKDIQISMSKAEFIALIAMMFATVAFSIDAMLPALPEIGHTLSSDNPNRAQLVIATFALGMGIGTFFTGPLSDAFGRRTVIFAAAGLYIAAALVAYASSSIEMLLLSRVVMGLGAAGPRVVALAVVRDLYSGREMARMMSIAMLIFTLVPAIAPMMGAGIILLTSWRAIFLAFALFAVVIVLWMGLRLPEPLPVENRRPFRLPNLQAALIEMLRHPTVRLSMMVQCFCLAMLFCMITLVQPIYDVVFDRADSFPFWFGFIAVMSGSSSLINASLVVRLGMRRMVTWALAGQIIFSALMLGLEVLPLSGDLMFALFVAWQTSVFFMAGLTLGNLNAMAMEPMGHIAGMAASIVGGVSTVFAAAAAATVGLLFDGSIAPLTGAILLMVIAGYAIMLHMARVENRVAAE, from the coding sequence ATGACAAAAGATATACAGATCAGCATGTCCAAAGCTGAGTTCATTGCCCTGATTGCGATGATGTTCGCAACTGTTGCATTTTCTATCGACGCCATGCTGCCTGCGCTGCCCGAAATTGGTCATACGCTTAGCTCCGATAACCCCAACCGTGCGCAGCTGGTCATTGCCACCTTTGCGCTTGGCATGGGGATTGGCACGTTTTTTACCGGGCCGCTCTCCGACGCCTTTGGCCGCCGAACCGTCATTTTTGCCGCTGCGGGTCTTTATATTGCGGCTGCGCTGGTAGCCTATGCCAGCTCTTCCATCGAAATGCTGCTCTTGAGCCGTGTGGTGATGGGGCTTGGTGCCGCCGGTCCGCGCGTCGTAGCGCTGGCAGTTGTGCGCGACCTCTATTCTGGTCGTGAAATGGCCCGGATGATGTCCATCGCCATGCTGATCTTCACCCTCGTGCCGGCCATTGCCCCGATGATGGGTGCGGGCATTATTCTGCTGACCAGCTGGCGGGCGATCTTTCTGGCGTTTGCGCTGTTTGCCGTCGTTATCGTTCTCTGGATGGGGCTGCGCTTGCCTGAACCGCTGCCGGTCGAGAACCGCCGGCCGTTTCGTCTGCCGAACCTTCAAGCAGCTCTGATCGAGATGCTGCGGCATCCTACGGTGCGGCTGTCTATGATGGTGCAATGCTTCTGTCTTGCGATGCTGTTTTGCATGATCACACTGGTTCAGCCCATCTACGATGTGGTCTTTGATCGCGCGGACAGTTTCCCGTTCTGGTTTGGCTTCATAGCCGTCATGTCGGGCAGCAGCAGCCTAATCAACGCATCGCTTGTGGTTCGGCTTGGCATGCGGCGCATGGTGACCTGGGCGCTGGCCGGGCAGATCATCTTCTCCGCGCTGATGCTGGGCCTGGAGGTGCTGCCGCTGTCCGGTGATCTTATGTTTGCGCTGTTTGTAGCCTGGCAGACCAGTGTGTTTTTCATGGCCGGCCTCACACTTGGCAACCTCAACGCCATGGCGATGGAGCCGATGGGCCATATCGCAGGCATGGCCGCATCCATCGTGGGCGGTGTGTCCACCGTGTTTGCCGCCGCTGCCGCTGCGACGGTGGGGCTGCTGTTTGATGGCTCCATTGCGCCACTCACTGGTGCGATCCTGCTGATGGTGATCGCAGGCTACGCCATCATGTTGCATATGGCACGGGTGGAAAACCGGGTGGCGGCGGAATAG
- a CDS encoding class I adenylate-forming enzyme family protein: protein MQSVFDSGPFAPCPAPFNLADHVLYQRAAALPAAADAVALCVLAPQSPSSAATSDLPQEPSPQIYTYGALRAAVRGLGAGLLAEGLSPGDRVLLRLGNTPIFPIAYLAAIAVGLVPVPTSAQLTEPEVARIMDDLSPAAILRDPGIASVPHPCEIDRDSLEAMQRAAPPENEFHMQLGDPNRPAYVVYTSGTGGNPRAVVHAHRAIWARQMMIRHWYDLRPTDRLLHAGAFNWTFTLGTGLMDPWSLGATALIPEDGTSITALPDLLRQHDASLFAAAPGVYRKLLQKDRTLQLPALRHGLCAGEKLSSQVAQDWRAATGTALYEAFGMSECSTFISADPARHRDPEQAGDTLGWPQPGRRIAILDPTGRPSPRNSPGVIAIDRRDPGLMLGYHNAPDATEDHYQGEWFLTGDQGEMTDTGQIRYLGRNDDMMNAGGYRVSPLEVEAALTSHPDLEQVAVASVEVKPDTHIIVAFYTSAKDVTAEALSAFAKDRLARYKQPRAYLRLDALPSGANGKLLRRALPDCYIQYQRTPS, encoded by the coding sequence ATGCAATCTGTGTTTGACAGCGGGCCCTTCGCGCCCTGCCCCGCGCCGTTCAATCTGGCCGACCACGTGCTCTACCAGCGCGCGGCGGCGCTTCCCGCAGCAGCGGATGCGGTGGCGCTGTGCGTGCTGGCGCCGCAGTCTCCATCCAGCGCTGCCACATCAGATCTGCCGCAAGAGCCGTCGCCACAGATCTACACCTACGGGGCCCTGCGCGCTGCGGTGCGTGGACTTGGCGCCGGACTGCTGGCCGAAGGGCTATCTCCCGGCGACCGGGTGCTGCTGCGACTGGGCAATACGCCGATCTTTCCGATTGCCTATCTGGCCGCGATTGCTGTTGGTCTGGTGCCGGTTCCCACCTCCGCACAGCTGACCGAGCCTGAGGTGGCGCGCATCATGGATGACCTGTCACCTGCTGCGATCCTGCGCGATCCGGGGATCGCCTCGGTACCGCACCCCTGCGAAATCGACCGCGACTCACTTGAGGCCATGCAGCGCGCCGCACCACCGGAAAACGAGTTTCACATGCAGCTCGGCGACCCTAATCGACCGGCCTATGTCGTCTATACCTCCGGGACCGGCGGAAATCCGCGCGCGGTTGTGCATGCCCACCGGGCGATCTGGGCGCGCCAAATGATGATCCGTCATTGGTATGATCTGCGCCCCACCGATCGCCTCCTTCATGCCGGTGCATTCAACTGGACCTTCACGTTGGGCACCGGTCTGATGGACCCGTGGAGCCTTGGCGCAACCGCACTGATCCCCGAAGATGGCACCTCGATCACCGCACTGCCTGACCTCTTGCGCCAGCATGATGCCAGCCTCTTTGCCGCTGCGCCCGGCGTTTATCGCAAACTGCTGCAAAAAGACCGGACGCTACAGTTGCCTGCCCTGCGCCACGGTCTCTGCGCTGGTGAGAAACTCTCCAGTCAGGTCGCGCAGGATTGGCGGGCAGCCACCGGCACCGCGCTCTATGAGGCGTTTGGCATGTCGGAATGTTCGACCTTCATCTCGGCGGATCCGGCGCGCCACCGTGATCCTGAGCAGGCAGGCGACACGCTGGGCTGGCCGCAACCGGGACGCCGGATTGCCATTCTTGATCCAACCGGTCGGCCTTCTCCTCGCAACTCCCCCGGCGTCATCGCCATTGATCGCCGCGACCCAGGGTTGATGCTGGGCTATCACAACGCCCCAGACGCCACCGAGGACCACTATCAGGGAGAGTGGTTCCTGACCGGCGATCAAGGCGAAATGACAGACACCGGGCAGATCCGCTATCTTGGGCGCAACGACGACATGATGAACGCAGGCGGCTATCGCGTCTCTCCCCTAGAGGTGGAAGCGGCGTTGACGAGCCATCCCGATCTTGAACAGGTGGCGGTCGCCTCTGTCGAGGTGAAACCCGACACCCATATCATCGTTGCGTTCTATACCAGTGCCAAAGACGTGACCGCTGAGGCGCTTTCGGCTTTTGCCAAGGACCGGCTGGCGCGCTACAAACAGCCGCGCGCTTATCTGCGTCTCGACGCGCTGCCCAGCGGAGCCAATGGCAAACTGCTGCGCCGCGCCCTGCCCGATTGCTACATCCAATACCAAAGGACCCCGTCATGA
- a CDS encoding DsbA family oxidoreductase, giving the protein MSLVKLDILSDPICPWCYIGKTHLDKALAEVGDHPFVIEWHPFQLNPDMPREGMDRRSYLEAKFGGKEGAVKAYAPVVEHASAAGLEINFEAMERTPNTLDAHRLIHWAGIEGKQSAVVDALFDAYFVQAKDIGDAEILADIAEVAGMDRAVTLRLLSGDTDAEEIRNRDAHSRKMGVTSVPTFVVANQHAVPGAQQPELWKQVIADIQRQLQEGNAAEADKA; this is encoded by the coding sequence ATGAGCCTTGTGAAGCTTGATATTCTGTCCGATCCGATCTGCCCCTGGTGCTATATCGGCAAGACCCATCTGGACAAGGCGCTGGCCGAGGTTGGCGATCATCCGTTTGTCATTGAATGGCACCCGTTCCAGCTCAACCCCGACATGCCACGCGAAGGCATGGATCGGCGCAGCTATCTTGAGGCGAAATTCGGCGGCAAGGAGGGCGCGGTGAAAGCCTATGCCCCGGTTGTGGAACACGCCAGTGCCGCCGGGCTTGAGATCAATTTCGAGGCGATGGAACGCACGCCGAACACACTGGACGCCCACCGCCTGATCCACTGGGCCGGGATCGAGGGAAAGCAGAGCGCCGTGGTCGATGCACTGTTTGATGCCTATTTCGTACAGGCCAAGGATATTGGCGACGCTGAGATCCTCGCCGATATTGCCGAGGTCGCGGGAATGGACCGCGCAGTCACCCTGCGGCTCTTATCCGGGGACACCGACGCCGAGGAAATCCGCAACCGCGACGCCCATTCGCGCAAGATGGGGGTCACATCGGTGCCAACATTTGTGGTCGCGAACCAGCACGCCGTACCGGGCGCGCAGCAGCCCGAACTGTGGAAACAGGTGATCGCCGACATCCAGAGACAGCTGCAGGAAGGTAACGCCGCGGAGGCCGACAAAGCCTGA
- a CDS encoding arsenate reductase ArsC — protein MNILVLCTGNSARSILLETLLNSHGTGRVKAYSAGSKPAGSVHPQSLALLAEKGHDTSAARSKSWDEFASEGAPQMDLVITVCASAAGETCPIWPGTPLRAHWGVEDPAAAASPDWDAAFRIAYDRLERRAHAFLNLPLEHINTDDLRQDLIRIGELP, from the coding sequence ATGAATATTCTCGTCCTCTGCACGGGCAACTCTGCACGCTCCATCCTGCTGGAAACTCTCTTGAACAGCCATGGAACAGGCCGGGTCAAAGCCTATTCCGCAGGCTCCAAGCCGGCTGGATCAGTCCACCCACAGTCGCTGGCACTTCTGGCGGAGAAAGGCCACGACACCAGCGCTGCACGGTCGAAGAGCTGGGATGAGTTTGCGTCTGAGGGGGCACCTCAGATGGATCTGGTGATCACCGTCTGTGCCTCCGCTGCGGGCGAGACCTGCCCGATCTGGCCCGGCACCCCGCTGCGCGCCCATTGGGGCGTCGAAGATCCCGCTGCGGCTGCCAGCCCCGATTGGGACGCCGCCTTTCGCATTGCCTATGACCGGCTGGAGCGACGCGCCCACGCATTTCTAAACCTGCCACTGGAGCACATCAACACCGACGACCTGCGCCAAGACCTGATCCGGATCGGAGAGCTGCCATGA
- a CDS encoding extracellular solute-binding protein: MRPDFFFRVRPALAGIILSASVNFAQAESAHGIAMYGDPALPPDFVSLPYANAEAPKGGKVVFGNTGGFDTLNPFAPKGTPPWQMRFWGYESLMGRSADEAFTLYGLLAESIEVPGDRAWVEFTLRPEARFSDGSPVTVADVIWSYETLGQEGHIRYRRFWNQIDSIEQTGERSLRITFNEDNRELALIAGLRPILKKGQWDGKDFAASGLDEAPIGSGPYTVAAFEPGRFIRFSRNPDYWGRDLPLRRGTNNFDEIRLDFYGDQTVLLEAFKAGEISAIREFNAAKWDKAYDFPAIAIGDVVKTVIPNGKPSGMTGIAMNTRRAPFDDWRVREALIRAFNFEYMNETLTGGTQPRISSYFSNSYLALQPGPAEGKVRTLLAPFEESLLPGVLEGYSLPVSDGTERNRKNLRAATKLLAEAGWTVQDGVMRNAEGEALELQVLLTPGNLGEGEMRSVVEIYARALERLGISLSSDIVDSAQFVQRQQAFDYDMTFFRRAMSLSPGNEQYLYWGSTAAQQKGSRNLIGIEDPAVDAMIDAMLVSTSKEDFTAAARALDRLLTAGRYVIPVWQYAEGRIAHVKELKFPDRRPVSGDGITYMPEVWWYQAD; this comes from the coding sequence GTGCGTCCAGATTTTTTCTTTAGAGTTCGACCGGCCTTGGCCGGAATCATCCTCAGCGCAAGCGTTAATTTTGCACAAGCAGAATCAGCGCATGGCATAGCTATGTATGGGGACCCGGCCCTACCACCGGATTTTGTGTCTTTACCCTATGCAAACGCCGAGGCGCCCAAGGGTGGCAAGGTGGTCTTCGGCAACACCGGTGGCTTTGATACGCTGAACCCTTTTGCCCCAAAAGGCACGCCGCCCTGGCAGATGCGCTTCTGGGGATATGAGAGCCTGATGGGGCGTTCTGCGGACGAGGCATTCACGCTCTATGGGCTGCTCGCCGAATCGATTGAGGTGCCGGGTGATCGCGCATGGGTTGAATTTACGCTACGTCCGGAGGCCCGATTCTCCGATGGTTCACCAGTCACGGTCGCAGATGTCATCTGGTCCTATGAAACCCTCGGACAGGAGGGGCATATCCGCTATCGGCGGTTCTGGAACCAGATCGACAGCATCGAACAAACGGGCGAGCGCAGCCTGCGCATAACCTTTAATGAGGACAACCGTGAACTGGCGCTCATCGCGGGCCTGCGTCCGATCCTGAAAAAGGGACAGTGGGACGGCAAGGATTTTGCCGCCTCCGGCCTGGATGAAGCCCCAATCGGCTCCGGACCTTATACCGTTGCTGCATTCGAACCCGGCCGATTCATCCGTTTTTCCCGCAATCCCGACTACTGGGGGCGCGATCTGCCCTTGCGACGCGGCACCAATAACTTCGATGAGATCCGGCTGGATTTTTATGGCGACCAAACCGTATTGCTGGAAGCCTTCAAAGCGGGCGAGATTTCTGCGATCCGGGAGTTCAACGCCGCAAAATGGGACAAGGCGTATGATTTTCCGGCGATCGCCATTGGCGACGTCGTCAAGACCGTCATCCCCAATGGCAAACCCTCCGGCATGACGGGCATCGCAATGAACACCCGCCGCGCGCCCTTCGACGACTGGCGCGTGCGCGAAGCGCTGATCCGGGCCTTCAACTTCGAATATATGAACGAGACGCTGACAGGCGGAACCCAGCCGCGCATTTCGTCTTATTTTTCCAATTCCTATCTGGCCCTGCAACCCGGCCCCGCCGAGGGCAAGGTGCGCACGCTCCTGGCCCCATTTGAGGAAAGCCTGCTCCCCGGTGTGCTGGAAGGCTATAGCCTGCCTGTTAGCGATGGCACTGAGCGCAATCGCAAGAACCTGCGCGCGGCGACAAAACTTCTCGCGGAGGCAGGCTGGACCGTTCAGGACGGCGTTATGCGCAATGCCGAGGGTGAGGCGCTGGAGTTGCAGGTCCTGCTGACCCCCGGCAACCTCGGCGAAGGCGAAATGCGCTCCGTTGTGGAAATCTACGCCCGCGCTTTGGAACGTCTTGGCATCTCTCTGTCATCTGACATTGTCGACAGCGCCCAGTTTGTGCAGCGCCAGCAGGCGTTTGACTATGACATGACCTTCTTCCGCCGGGCGATGTCACTGAGTCCCGGTAACGAACAATATCTCTATTGGGGCAGTACTGCGGCGCAACAGAAAGGGTCGCGCAATCTGATCGGGATTGAGGACCCGGCGGTAGATGCCATGATCGACGCGATGCTGGTCTCAACCAGCAAGGAGGATTTCACCGCTGCCGCCCGCGCATTGGATCGCCTGTTGACGGCCGGTCGCTATGTGATCCCGGTCTGGCAATATGCCGAGGGGCGCATCGCTCATGTGAAGGAGCTGAAATTTCCGGACCGGCGACCGGTCAGCGGCGATGGGATCACTTACATGCCCGAGGTCTGGTGGTATCAGGCCGACTGA
- a CDS encoding aquaporin, giving the protein MTTQKLIAEALGTGFLLIGVVGSGIMAETLSGGNIGLALLANAVATGAMLYVIITTLGPISGAHFNPAVTLAFALRGDHSWAAVPQYVSAQIIGGILGVWASHVMFDLTILQTSTTMHRTGGAQWFSEILATFGLLFVIFGGLRSRPEAVPALVAFYITGAYWFTASTSFANPAVTVARGFSDTFAGIYPGHILMFIVMQFIGVGLAHLILPRLFRPS; this is encoded by the coding sequence ATGACCACGCAAAAACTAATCGCCGAAGCGCTCGGCACCGGTTTTCTGCTGATCGGCGTTGTGGGGTCGGGCATCATGGCCGAAACCCTGTCGGGTGGAAACATCGGGTTGGCGCTGCTGGCCAATGCGGTGGCAACGGGCGCGATGCTCTATGTGATCATCACAACGCTGGGGCCGATTTCTGGCGCACATTTCAACCCGGCGGTCACGCTTGCCTTTGCGCTGCGCGGCGATCACAGCTGGGCTGCGGTTCCGCAGTATGTGTCTGCGCAGATCATTGGCGGCATCCTCGGCGTCTGGGCCAGCCATGTGATGTTTGATCTGACCATCCTGCAGACCTCCACCACCATGCACCGGACCGGGGGCGCTCAATGGTTTTCGGAAATCCTTGCGACATTTGGTCTGCTGTTCGTGATTTTTGGCGGGTTACGCTCCCGTCCTGAGGCTGTTCCTGCCCTCGTCGCCTTTTATATCACGGGCGCCTATTGGTTTACCGCCTCCACCAGTTTTGCCAATCCAGCGGTGACGGTTGCGCGCGGGTTCAGTGATACATTTGCGGGCATCTACCCCGGCCATATTCTGATGTTCATCGTCATGCAGTTCATCGGTGTTGGTCTGGCGCATCTGATCCTGCCGCGCCTGTTTCGACCCAGTTGA